In one Streptomyces sp. NBC_01288 genomic region, the following are encoded:
- a CDS encoding Lrp/AsnC family transcriptional regulator, with translation MDEVDRSILAVLETHGRISNNELAARVGLSPSPCLRRVRQLEEAGVIRGYRALIDPAAIGRSLRVFAGVRLMRHTRADVVAFERGVTRLPEVVACHHITGNFDYLLQVEVADLPAYEDFHANQLATLPGVATVTSYVTMKTLTADTDTGTGTA, from the coding sequence ATGGACGAGGTGGACCGATCGATTCTGGCCGTGCTCGAAACGCACGGCCGCATCAGCAACAACGAGCTCGCGGCCCGCGTCGGGCTCTCCCCGTCCCCCTGCCTGCGCCGCGTGCGCCAGCTGGAGGAGGCCGGGGTCATCCGCGGCTACCGCGCGCTGATCGATCCCGCCGCGATCGGCCGCAGCCTGCGGGTCTTCGCGGGCGTACGGCTGATGCGGCACACCCGCGCGGACGTGGTCGCCTTCGAACGCGGGGTCACCCGGCTGCCCGAGGTGGTCGCCTGCCACCACATCACCGGCAACTTCGACTACCTCCTCCAGGTGGAGGTGGCCGACCTCCCGGCCTACGAGGACTTCCACGCCAACCAGCTGGCGACCCTGCCCGGCGTGGCCACGGTGACCAGCTACGTCACGATGAAGACGCTCACCGCGGACACCGACACAGGCACAGGCACCGCATGA
- a CDS encoding PhzF family phenazine biosynthesis protein — protein MTMPRNRSFAQVDVFATSPCTGNPVAVVLDGTDLSDEEMQGLARWTNLSETTFVLPPTVPDADYRLRIFTPGGELPFAGHPTLGSARAWLDGGGTPRDDERIVQECGAGLVAVRRGEGTLAFAAPPRVREGDLDEDQLLRIVGAFGISRDRVVAHQWVDNGPGWAVVRLATAEEVLALEPDFSVFPDAMVGAIGAHPDGSRYAFEMRTFAPAAGVPEDPACGSMNAGVGQWLTSTGGAPSSYRVSQGTRLGRAASIEVTADADGTVWVSGAADVRIRGTITL, from the coding sequence ATGACCATGCCACGCAACCGCTCGTTCGCGCAGGTCGACGTGTTCGCCACGAGTCCCTGCACCGGCAACCCGGTTGCCGTCGTGCTCGACGGGACCGACCTGAGCGACGAGGAGATGCAGGGGCTGGCGCGCTGGACGAACCTGTCCGAGACCACGTTCGTGCTGCCGCCCACCGTCCCCGACGCGGACTACCGGCTGCGGATCTTCACCCCCGGGGGCGAGCTGCCGTTCGCCGGGCACCCCACCCTCGGGTCCGCGCGTGCCTGGCTGGACGGTGGTGGCACACCGCGGGACGACGAACGCATCGTGCAGGAGTGCGGCGCGGGACTGGTCGCCGTGCGGCGGGGTGAGGGGACGTTGGCCTTCGCCGCTCCGCCCCGGGTGCGGGAGGGGGACCTCGACGAGGATCAACTGCTGCGGATCGTAGGCGCGTTCGGGATCTCGCGGGACCGGGTCGTGGCGCATCAGTGGGTCGACAACGGGCCCGGGTGGGCCGTGGTGCGGCTGGCCACGGCCGAGGAGGTGCTCGCCCTCGAACCTGATTTCTCCGTCTTCCCGGACGCGATGGTCGGTGCGATCGGGGCCCACCCCGACGGGTCCCGGTACGCGTTCGAGATGCGCACCTTCGCTCCTGCCGCCGGTGTGCCCGAGGACCCCGCGTGCGGGAGCATGAACGCCGGTGTGGGGCAGTGGCTCACCTCGACCGGTGGCGCGCCCTCCTCCTACCGGGTCTCGCAGGGCACGCGGCTGGGGCGGGCCGCGAGTATCGAGGTCACCGCCGACGCGGACGGCACCGTGTGGGTCAGTGGCGCCGCCGACGTCCGCATTCGCGGCACCATCACGCTCTGA
- a CDS encoding Lrp/AsnC family transcriptional regulator, with product MAKASHPLSETDSRIAAAMLASPRASWRTVGRVLDISERTVVRRAAPLFHDRTLRATAVRNPVWFPDLIPLALRVRCRPNQISAIAATLARRPDTIWVDILGGGDEICTILFLDGPDARNSLLLRDLPATPAVQSWTSHIFLRVFPAAFDWSGGLLTEAELTSLRPELPAPAAHPALQPLDHALITTLVEDGRASYTDLAHRADTTALTARRRLETLVGNQVVRLATEVDLARLGIRTEALLWITVAPGGLEETGRRLSRHPQVRFASATTGSANLLVAVAAADLNALYHFLSDTIGALPHVTTLEVTPILSGVKRTGLVRPGSL from the coding sequence ATGGCGAAAGCAAGCCACCCCTTGAGCGAGACGGACAGCCGGATCGCCGCCGCGATGCTGGCATCCCCACGGGCCTCGTGGCGTACGGTCGGCCGCGTCCTGGACATCTCGGAGCGCACGGTGGTGCGGCGCGCGGCCCCGCTGTTCCACGACAGGACGCTGCGTGCCACCGCCGTACGCAACCCGGTGTGGTTCCCCGACCTGATCCCGCTGGCCCTGCGCGTCCGCTGCCGCCCCAACCAGATCAGCGCCATCGCCGCGACCCTGGCCCGCCGCCCCGACACGATCTGGGTGGACATCCTCGGCGGCGGCGACGAGATCTGCACGATCCTGTTCCTGGACGGCCCGGACGCCCGCAACTCCCTGCTCCTGCGCGACCTCCCGGCCACCCCCGCGGTCCAGTCATGGACCTCGCACATCTTCCTACGGGTGTTCCCGGCGGCCTTCGACTGGAGCGGCGGCCTGCTCACGGAGGCCGAACTGACCAGCCTCAGACCGGAGTTGCCCGCCCCGGCCGCCCACCCAGCCCTCCAGCCCCTCGACCACGCCCTGATCACCACCCTCGTCGAGGACGGCCGAGCCTCCTACACCGACCTCGCCCACCGCGCCGACACCACCGCCCTCACCGCCCGCCGGCGCCTGGAGACCCTGGTCGGCAACCAGGTCGTCAGACTCGCGACCGAGGTCGACCTGGCCCGCCTGGGCATCCGCACCGAGGCCCTGCTGTGGATCACGGTGGCCCCCGGCGGCCTGGAGGAAACGGGCCGCCGACTGAGCCGCCACCCCCAGGTCCGCTTCGCCTCGGCCACCACCGGCTCGGCCAACCTCCTCGTGGCCGTCGCCGCCGCGGACCTCAACGCGCTCTACCACTTCCTGAGCGACACGATCGGCGCCCTCCCTCATGTCACCACGCTGGAGGTCACCCCCATCCTGAGCGGCGTGAAGAGAACGGGCCTGGTCCGCCCAGGCAGCCTCTGA
- a CDS encoding endo-beta-N-acetylglucosaminidase H: MFTPVRRRVRTAALALSTMAALALGATATSGAAAAPAAAKQGPTSVAYVEVNNNSMLNVGKYTLSNGGANVFDIAVIFAANINYDAGTKAGTLYFNPNVQSVLDNAATQIRPLQQKGIKVVLSVLGNHQGSGFANFPSQQTASTFAKQLSDTVTKYGLDGIDFDDEYADYGNNGTAQPNASSFVYLVSALRANMPGKIISLYNIGPAASRLSYGGVDVTSKFDYAWNPYYGSWQVPGIALPKSKLSPAAVQIGGTSQSTAASLAARTVSEGYGVFLTYNLDGADRTADVSAFTRQLYGSDARYTP; the protein is encoded by the coding sequence ATGTTCACTCCGGTACGGAGAAGAGTACGGACGGCCGCGCTCGCGCTCTCGACCATGGCGGCACTCGCCCTGGGCGCGACCGCCACGAGCGGCGCGGCAGCGGCCCCCGCCGCCGCGAAACAGGGACCGACCTCGGTGGCGTACGTCGAGGTGAACAACAACAGCATGCTGAACGTCGGCAAGTACACCCTCTCCAACGGCGGCGCCAACGTCTTCGACATCGCCGTGATCTTCGCGGCGAACATCAACTACGACGCGGGCACGAAGGCGGGGACCCTGTACTTCAACCCGAACGTGCAGAGCGTCCTCGACAACGCCGCCACGCAGATACGGCCGTTGCAGCAGAAGGGCATCAAGGTCGTCCTCTCGGTGCTCGGCAACCACCAGGGCTCCGGCTTCGCCAACTTCCCGTCCCAGCAGACGGCTTCGACGTTCGCGAAGCAACTGTCGGACACCGTGACCAAGTACGGCCTGGACGGCATCGACTTCGACGACGAGTACGCCGACTACGGCAACAACGGCACCGCCCAGCCCAACGCCAGCTCGTTCGTGTACCTCGTGTCGGCACTGCGCGCCAACATGCCCGGCAAGATCATCAGCCTCTACAACATCGGCCCTGCCGCCTCGCGTCTGTCCTACGGCGGCGTCGACGTCACCTCCAAGTTCGACTACGCCTGGAACCCGTACTACGGCAGCTGGCAGGTCCCCGGCATCGCACTGCCCAAGTCGAAGCTGTCGCCGGCGGCCGTCCAGATCGGCGGCACCTCGCAGAGCACGGCCGCTTCTCTCGCCGCCCGCACGGTCAGCGAGGGGTACGGCGTCTTCCTGACGTACAACCTCGACGGGGCCGACCGCACCGCCGACGTCTCCGCGTTCACCAGGCAGCTGTACGGCAGTGACGCCCGCTACACGCCGTAG